In one window of Nocardiopsis aegyptia DNA:
- a CDS encoding HAMP domain-containing protein codes for MPEAVQEVAEEQLDEILRALYRMRDGDFSVRLRKRGTGTIREITSVFNEVVDHSEQLSSGLQRVGDVVRDEGRLNERVSVNPARGAWGKSARALNDLLDEVAEPVTDVAQVLDSVAEGQLNRRASTEGRRGELNGDLLRLATTVNRMADQMSGFTEEVTRVAREVGTEGKLGGSAKVEGVSGAWREVTENVNSMADNLTNQVRDISAVTTAIAQGDLSKKITIDVQGEMLNLKDTVNTLVDQLSTFGDEVTRVAREVGTEGKLGGRANVRGVRGIWKDLTENVNSMADNLTNQVRDISQVTTAVARGELTRKVEVDVQGEMLALKNTVNTMVDQLDSLADEVTRVAREVGTEGKLGGRANVKGVSGIWKDLTDNVNSMANSLTYQVRNISQVTTAIAKGDLSKKITVDAQGEMLDLKDTINTMVEQLDSFASEVTRVAREVGTEGKLAGQAHVRDVSGVWKDLTDNVNSMANNLTYQVRQISMVTRAVAAGDLTKKVTINAKGEILELKDTINVMVDQLSAFADEVTRVAREVGTEGKLGGRANVKGVSGIWNDLTENVNSMSHNLTTQVRNISEVTTAVAAGDLTKKIDVNAQGEILEVKTTVNTMVDQLSAFATEVTRVAHEVGSQGQLGGQAKVEGVSGTWKQLTDSVNGLAGNLTTQVRAIAEVANAVAKGDLTRNIQVDTRGEMEQLKDNINLMVSNLRETTADQRDADWLKSNLARISGHIQGHRDLHELARLIMTEVTPLMEAQHGACYLPEDQDDQDVFRLYAGFGFEPEEGRRRIRKGVGVAGEALEQQVEQHIRNIPSGYVTVASGLGEAEPRNLYILPIVSEERSLGVIEFASYSEFREIHKNFLRQLVALLGTTINTILANNRTEHLLEQSQQLASQLRERSNELQRQQEELRGKNAELRQKATQLANQNRAIELQNQQIQRSRNALEERAHQLQVSSKYKSEFLANMSHELRTPLNSLLILARLLADNGEQNLSPKQVEFAQTIHKAGSDLLLLIDEILDLSKVEAGRAEVQPSEVSIAQLVDYVEATFRPVTGEQGLAFAVDVSPDIPGTLWTDEQRLQQILRNLLSNAVKFTPQGEVRLLIEPAWALDDADLDMFVENEEVIAFTVADTGIGIAEDKLQVIFEAFHQGDGGTSRRFGGTGLGLSISRNFARLLGGEIRVQSVANQGSTFTLLLPVRLPDDAAERAEEPSGLEPVQVADAPQPRAVERAPAGDGYDIPDEDFDAAVAALTDFGNEPLPTVPVLKAPDTTPGSTDPGEEHDTVEARPDPERRAVLTGRRVLIVDDDVRNVFALTSALEAQGLEVLYADNGRSGIERLEANEDISLVLMDVMMPELDGNETTRKIRDMPQFADLPIISLTAKAMQGDRERSLASGATDYVTKPVDLDHLLDVMRRWLTAGREETIAGAAADEARSDASSADANGHNGATDAPTEDLD; via the coding sequence ATGCCCGAGGCGGTCCAGGAAGTGGCCGAAGAACAGCTCGACGAGATTCTGCGCGCCCTGTACCGCATGCGGGACGGCGACTTCAGCGTCCGCCTGCGCAAGCGGGGCACCGGCACCATCAGGGAGATCACCTCGGTCTTCAACGAGGTGGTCGACCACAGCGAGCAGTTGAGCAGCGGTCTGCAGCGCGTCGGCGACGTCGTGCGCGACGAGGGCCGGCTCAACGAGCGCGTCAGCGTCAACCCCGCGCGAGGCGCCTGGGGCAAGAGCGCGCGGGCCCTGAACGACCTCCTCGACGAGGTCGCCGAACCCGTGACCGACGTCGCCCAGGTCCTCGACTCCGTCGCCGAGGGACAGCTGAACCGCAGGGCCTCCACCGAGGGGCGCCGGGGCGAGCTCAACGGCGACCTGCTGCGGCTGGCCACGACGGTGAACCGCATGGCCGACCAGATGAGCGGCTTCACCGAGGAGGTCACACGGGTCGCCCGCGAGGTGGGCACCGAGGGCAAGCTCGGCGGCAGCGCCAAGGTCGAGGGCGTCTCCGGTGCCTGGCGCGAGGTCACCGAGAACGTCAACTCGATGGCGGACAACCTCACCAACCAGGTGCGCGACATCTCCGCGGTGACGACGGCGATCGCCCAGGGCGACCTGAGCAAGAAGATCACCATCGACGTCCAGGGCGAGATGCTCAACCTCAAGGACACCGTCAACACACTGGTGGACCAGCTCTCCACCTTCGGTGACGAGGTGACCCGGGTGGCCCGCGAGGTGGGCACCGAGGGCAAGCTCGGCGGGCGCGCGAACGTGCGCGGGGTCCGGGGCATCTGGAAGGACCTCACCGAGAACGTCAACTCGATGGCCGACAACCTGACCAACCAGGTGCGCGACATCTCGCAGGTGACGACCGCGGTGGCCCGGGGCGAGCTCACCCGCAAGGTCGAGGTCGACGTCCAGGGAGAGATGCTCGCCCTGAAGAACACCGTCAACACGATGGTGGACCAGTTGGACTCCCTCGCCGACGAGGTGACGCGGGTCGCGCGCGAGGTCGGTACCGAGGGCAAGCTCGGCGGGCGCGCCAATGTCAAGGGCGTGTCGGGGATCTGGAAGGACCTGACCGACAACGTCAACTCGATGGCCAACAGCCTCACCTACCAGGTCCGCAACATCTCGCAGGTGACCACGGCGATCGCCAAGGGCGACCTGAGCAAGAAGATCACCGTGGACGCCCAGGGCGAGATGCTCGACCTCAAGGACACCATCAACACGATGGTCGAGCAGCTGGACTCCTTCGCCAGCGAGGTGACCAGGGTCGCCCGTGAGGTGGGTACCGAGGGCAAACTGGCCGGACAGGCCCACGTCCGTGACGTGTCGGGCGTGTGGAAGGACCTCACCGACAACGTCAACTCCATGGCCAACAACCTGACCTACCAGGTGCGGCAGATCTCCATGGTCACGCGCGCGGTGGCCGCCGGCGACCTGACCAAGAAGGTCACGATCAACGCCAAGGGCGAGATCCTGGAGCTGAAGGACACCATCAACGTCATGGTGGACCAGCTGTCCGCGTTCGCCGACGAGGTGACGCGCGTGGCCCGTGAGGTGGGCACGGAGGGCAAGCTCGGCGGGCGCGCCAACGTCAAGGGCGTCTCCGGCATCTGGAACGACCTGACCGAGAACGTCAACTCGATGTCGCACAACCTCACCACGCAGGTGCGCAACATCTCCGAGGTCACGACCGCGGTCGCCGCGGGCGACCTGACCAAGAAGATCGACGTCAACGCCCAGGGCGAGATCCTGGAGGTCAAGACGACGGTCAACACGATGGTCGACCAGCTGTCGGCCTTCGCCACGGAGGTCACCCGGGTGGCCCACGAGGTGGGCAGCCAGGGGCAGCTGGGCGGCCAGGCCAAGGTCGAGGGTGTCTCCGGCACCTGGAAGCAGCTGACCGACAGCGTGAACGGCCTGGCGGGCAACCTCACCACGCAGGTGCGTGCCATCGCCGAGGTCGCCAACGCCGTCGCCAAGGGCGACCTGACCCGCAACATCCAGGTCGACACCCGCGGCGAGATGGAACAGCTCAAGGACAACATCAACCTGATGGTGTCCAACCTGCGCGAGACCACCGCCGACCAGCGCGACGCCGACTGGCTCAAGTCCAACCTGGCCCGCATCTCCGGCCACATCCAGGGGCACCGCGACCTCCACGAGCTGGCCCGCCTCATCATGACCGAGGTGACACCGCTCATGGAGGCCCAGCACGGGGCCTGCTACCTGCCCGAGGACCAGGACGACCAGGACGTCTTCCGGCTCTACGCCGGGTTCGGCTTCGAACCCGAGGAGGGCCGGCGCCGGATCCGCAAGGGCGTCGGCGTCGCGGGCGAGGCGCTCGAACAGCAGGTCGAGCAGCACATCCGCAACATCCCCTCGGGCTACGTCACCGTCGCTTCCGGACTGGGCGAGGCCGAGCCCCGCAACCTGTACATCCTGCCGATCGTCTCCGAGGAGCGCTCGCTGGGCGTCATCGAGTTCGCCTCCTACAGCGAGTTCCGGGAGATCCACAAGAACTTCCTCCGCCAGCTCGTGGCCCTGCTGGGCACCACGATCAACACCATCCTCGCCAACAACCGCACCGAGCACCTGCTCGAACAGTCCCAGCAGCTGGCCAGCCAGCTCCGGGAGCGGTCCAACGAGCTCCAGCGCCAGCAGGAGGAGCTGCGCGGCAAGAACGCCGAGCTCCGCCAGAAGGCCACCCAGCTCGCCAACCAGAACCGGGCCATCGAGCTCCAGAACCAGCAGATCCAGCGCTCCAGGAACGCTCTGGAGGAGCGCGCCCACCAGCTCCAGGTCTCCTCCAAGTACAAGTCGGAGTTCCTGGCGAACATGTCGCACGAGCTGCGCACGCCGCTCAACAGCCTGCTGATCCTGGCCCGGCTCCTGGCCGACAACGGCGAACAGAACCTCTCCCCGAAGCAGGTCGAGTTCGCCCAGACCATCCACAAGGCCGGCAGCGACCTGCTGCTGCTCATCGACGAGATCCTCGACCTGTCCAAGGTGGAGGCCGGGCGCGCCGAGGTGCAGCCCAGCGAGGTCTCCATCGCCCAACTCGTCGACTACGTGGAGGCCACGTTCCGGCCGGTCACCGGCGAACAGGGCCTGGCCTTCGCCGTGGACGTGTCCCCGGACATCCCCGGCACCCTGTGGACCGACGAGCAGCGCCTCCAACAGATACTGCGCAACCTGCTCTCGAACGCGGTGAAGTTCACGCCGCAGGGCGAGGTGCGGCTGCTCATCGAGCCCGCCTGGGCGCTGGACGACGCCGACCTCGACATGTTCGTGGAGAACGAGGAGGTCATCGCGTTCACCGTCGCCGACACCGGCATCGGGATCGCCGAGGACAAGCTCCAGGTGATCTTCGAGGCCTTCCACCAGGGCGACGGCGGCACCTCCCGCCGGTTCGGCGGCACCGGGCTGGGGCTGTCCATCAGCCGCAACTTCGCCCGCCTGCTCGGCGGTGAGATCCGCGTGCAGAGCGTCGCCAACCAGGGCTCGACGTTCACGCTCCTGCTGCCGGTCCGCCTGCCCGACGACGCGGCGGAGCGCGCCGAGGAGCCCAGCGGCCTCGAACCCGTACAGGTCGCCGACGCGCCCCAGCCGCGCGCCGTGGAGCGGGCACCGGCCGGCGACGGCTACGACATCCCGGACGAGGACTTCGACGCCGCCGTGGCCGCCCTCACCGACTTCGGCAACGAGCCGCTGCCCACGGTGCCGGTGCTCAAGGCACCCGACACCACGCCCGGGTCGACCGACCCCGGCGAGGAGCACGACACCGTCGAGGCCAGGCCCGACCCCGAGCGCAGAGCCGTGCTGACGGGCCGGCGCGTCCTCATCGTCGACGACGACGTGCGCAACGTCTTCGCGCTCACCAGCGCCCTGGAGGCGCAGGGCCTGGAGGTCCTCTACGCCGACAACGGGCGCTCGGGCATCGAGCGCCTGGAGGCCAACGAGGACATCTCGCTCGTCCTGATGGACGTGATGATGCCCGAACTCGACGGCAACGAGACCACCCGCAAGATCCGGGACATGCCCCAGTTCGCCGACCTGCCCATCATCTCGCTCACCGCGAAGGCGATGCAGGGCGACCGCGAGCGCAGCCTGGCCTCGGGCGCCACCGACTACGTCACCAAGCCGGTCGACCTGGACCACCTGTTGGACGTCATGCGGCGCTGGCTCACCGCGGGCCGGGAGGAGACCATCGCCGGCGCGGCGGCGGACGAGGCCCGGTCCGATGCGTCATCGGCGGACGCGAACGGGCACAATGGCGCAACGGACGCCCCGACCGAAGACCTGGACTAA
- a CDS encoding SpoIIE family protein phosphatase: protein MKVARHEFPPAPETAAAAREFVHDTLLSWGVEPTDDVILLVSELVTNAVIHAKSSLEVTVRRGEGSTEVMVTDAAPERAVPQAGPLSVDTSASPDARSGGLGLALASAIASSWGVSYGRADKAVWFRVDDVPEQASLESPPVRGGVRRASRPTTWSALDAALRARLSLPQLLERTVEHAATALGGDAAYIALATSDETMWEVRSAVGLNDPWRPLRVRTEEVFPSAAPEPGAVINDDLMIARANRGRLARGGMRSLVTAPLIVDGRVTGLLGVASGRPRHFGPTAAKRLQEGADLIALPVERSRLAEVELNRRASLSFLAEASDLLAGTLDERMTGALAAQLITSRLGRWCAIHTINELGTSELTHVVHTDENYNDVLRDVLTNLPPREERDPQPLWTPADLAEVDEHLARELARGPAISIPLVAHGRPLGRMTVGKSENDDFTRDEVDVADDLSRRVASAMENARLHEKQSAMSEALQRSLLPAREKEPTIPGVDHAVFYRPQDEKNVVGGDFYDVFAASGRWCFAIGDVCGTGPEAAAVTGLARHTLRALAKEGFTPSHIMQRLNMAILDENTSTRFLTMLYGEMTPSTDESGGMRLRMVSAGHPLPLRLNQKGEVESFGSSQPLLGAFEDVGFTTENVDIRPGEVVLAVTDGVTERRSNSDMLGDEGLMEIFSGCAGLTAQAVISRIDRELEEYAPGGHTDDTAMLVLRFL, encoded by the coding sequence TTGAAGGTCGCCCGGCACGAGTTCCCTCCGGCCCCGGAGACCGCCGCGGCTGCCCGCGAGTTCGTCCACGACACCTTGCTGTCCTGGGGCGTCGAGCCCACCGACGACGTCATCCTCCTGGTCAGTGAGCTGGTGACGAACGCGGTCATCCACGCCAAGTCGTCCCTGGAGGTGACCGTCCGCCGCGGCGAGGGCTCGACCGAGGTGATGGTGACGGACGCCGCACCGGAGAGGGCGGTCCCCCAGGCCGGCCCGCTCTCCGTCGACACCTCCGCCTCGCCCGACGCCCGCAGCGGAGGACTCGGCCTGGCACTCGCCTCGGCCATCGCCTCCAGCTGGGGCGTGAGCTACGGACGGGCGGACAAGGCCGTCTGGTTCCGGGTGGACGACGTCCCCGAGCAGGCGTCCCTGGAGTCGCCGCCGGTCCGCGGCGGAGTGCGCCGCGCCTCGCGACCCACGACCTGGTCCGCGCTGGACGCGGCCCTGAGGGCGCGGCTGAGCCTGCCGCAGCTGCTGGAGCGCACGGTGGAGCACGCGGCGACCGCGCTCGGCGGGGACGCCGCCTACATCGCCCTGGCCACCTCGGACGAGACCATGTGGGAGGTGCGCTCCGCGGTCGGCCTCAACGACCCCTGGCGCCCGCTGCGGGTCCGCACCGAGGAGGTCTTCCCGTCCGCGGCGCCCGAACCGGGCGCGGTGATCAACGACGACCTGATGATCGCCCGGGCCAACCGGGGCCGCCTGGCACGCGGCGGCATGCGGTCGCTGGTGACGGCCCCGCTCATCGTGGACGGCCGCGTCACCGGTCTCCTCGGGGTGGCCTCGGGCCGCCCGCGCCACTTCGGCCCCACCGCGGCCAAGCGCCTGCAGGAGGGCGCCGACCTCATCGCGCTGCCCGTGGAGCGGTCCCGTCTGGCGGAGGTGGAGCTCAACCGGCGCGCCTCCCTGAGCTTCCTGGCCGAGGCCAGCGACCTGCTCGCGGGCACGCTGGACGAGCGGATGACCGGCGCCCTGGCCGCGCAGCTGATCACCTCACGGCTGGGCCGGTGGTGCGCCATCCACACGATCAACGAGCTGGGCACCTCCGAGCTGACCCACGTGGTCCACACGGACGAGAACTACAACGACGTCCTGCGCGACGTGCTCACGAACCTGCCGCCGCGTGAGGAGCGGGACCCGCAGCCGCTGTGGACGCCCGCGGACCTGGCGGAGGTCGACGAGCACCTCGCCCGTGAACTGGCGCGCGGCCCGGCGATCAGCATCCCGCTGGTCGCGCACGGCCGTCCGCTCGGCCGGATGACGGTCGGCAAGAGCGAGAACGACGACTTCACCCGGGACGAGGTGGACGTCGCCGACGACCTCAGCCGGCGGGTGGCCTCGGCGATGGAGAACGCCCGCCTGCACGAGAAGCAGTCCGCGATGAGCGAGGCGCTCCAGCGCAGCCTGCTGCCGGCCAGGGAGAAGGAGCCCACCATCCCGGGCGTGGACCACGCGGTGTTCTACCGTCCGCAGGACGAGAAGAACGTGGTGGGCGGCGACTTCTACGACGTGTTCGCGGCCAGCGGCCGGTGGTGCTTCGCCATCGGCGACGTCTGCGGGACCGGCCCGGAGGCGGCCGCGGTCACCGGTCTGGCGCGGCACACCCTGAGGGCCCTGGCCAAGGAGGGGTTCACGCCGTCGCACATCATGCAGCGGCTGAACATGGCCATCCTGGACGAGAACACCTCGACCCGCTTCCTCACCATGCTCTACGGGGAGATGACCCCGTCCACCGACGAGTCCGGCGGTATGCGCCTGCGCATGGTCTCCGCCGGCCACCCGCTCCCGCTGCGGCTCAACCAGAAGGGCGAGGTGGAGTCGTTCGGCTCCTCCCAGCCGCTGCTGGGCGCCTTCGAGGACGTGGGCTTCACGACGGAGAACGTGGACATCCGCCCGGGGGAGGTCGTCCTGGCGGTCACGGACGGCGTGACCGAGCGGCGCAGCAACTCGGACATGCTCGGCGACGAGGGCCTGATGGAGATCTTCTCCGGCTGCGCGGGGCTGACCGCCCAGGCGGTGATCAGCCGGATCGACCGCGAGCTGGAGGAGTACGCCCCGGGCGGCCACACCGACGACACGGCCATGCTGGTCCTGCGGTTCCTCTGA
- a CDS encoding response regulator transcription factor, with the protein MIKIVLADDEHLVRGAIAALLGLEEDLDVVAQVGRGDQVVDAVLEHGAAVAVLDIEMPGATGLEVAGDLRKRAPACGVVILTSFGRPGYLRRALSSGARGFLAKDAPVDQLAGAIRRVHEGGRYIDTDLAAAAMVGGESPLTDREAEVLRAASDGATVARIAASLHLTEGTVRNYMSNAIGKTGADNRMSAIRTAQDMGWL; encoded by the coding sequence TTGATCAAGATCGTGCTGGCCGATGACGAACACCTGGTCCGGGGCGCGATCGCCGCCCTCCTGGGCCTGGAGGAGGACCTCGACGTCGTCGCCCAGGTGGGGCGGGGCGACCAGGTCGTCGACGCCGTCCTGGAACACGGGGCCGCCGTCGCCGTGCTGGACATCGAGATGCCCGGCGCGACCGGGCTGGAGGTCGCCGGCGACCTCAGGAAGCGGGCGCCCGCCTGCGGCGTCGTCATCCTCACCAGCTTCGGCCGTCCCGGCTACCTGCGCCGCGCGCTCTCCTCCGGCGCCCGCGGGTTCCTCGCCAAGGACGCGCCGGTGGACCAGCTGGCGGGCGCGATCCGCCGCGTCCACGAGGGCGGGCGCTACATCGACACCGACCTGGCCGCGGCCGCCATGGTGGGCGGTGAGAGCCCGCTGACCGACCGCGAGGCCGAGGTCCTCAGGGCGGCGTCGGACGGCGCCACGGTCGCGCGCATCGCCGCGTCCCTGCACCTGACCGAGGGGACCGTGCGCAACTACATGTCCAACGCCATCGGAAAGACCGGCGCGGACAACCGGATGTCGGCGATCCGCACGGCCCAGGACATGGGCTGGCTCTGA
- a CDS encoding S1C family serine protease, producing the protein MNPNEPNEDVAPETGEPTPHEGPSSENRVDDPSDGRTPRFSPPSGPHWATGPEQSQGAAYTYAAPDASGEASGRGPGATEAPAAAQPSEPFSQHPSTSVPPHGGYTNPSQTAAFASGGYGGYPGHGGHPGHPGQPGHPHQGGHPGQGGPGGFGGYGGQQPPGGTPPEHPHHGGGMPPGSQPPPARKRGSGRVVAIAAATALVTSLIVGPATALGTAYLLPGGGLGAPSSSLDGEQGGTPTEGEVGEVADAVLPSVVSIQTADGSGSGVILSSDGQILTNAHVVASARNGELQVLFNDGSTARAEVLGSDTVSDIAVIQAEGRTDLTPAVLGDSDQIGVGGDVVAIGSPLGLQGTVTTGVVSALNRPVNTGATESGNGFTSTVINAIQTDAAINPGNSGGPLVNMNGEVIGINTAIAGISQESGSVGLGFAIPINQARPIAEQLIETGSASYPAIEATISANPQGGATIVDVTEGGAAEEAGLEPEDVVVSVDGEQIGSPDQLIATIRAHQAGDQITLGVRKGGSGSPEDVTVTLGEQSSTSVEQGEESEGN; encoded by the coding sequence TTGAACCCCAACGAACCGAACGAAGACGTCGCTCCCGAGACGGGCGAGCCGACCCCGCACGAGGGGCCCTCCTCCGAGAACCGGGTGGACGACCCCTCCGACGGCCGGACCCCGCGCTTCTCCCCGCCGTCCGGACCGCACTGGGCCACCGGGCCCGAGCAGTCCCAGGGCGCGGCCTACACCTACGCCGCCCCGGACGCCTCCGGTGAGGCGTCCGGCCGCGGACCGGGCGCGACGGAGGCCCCGGCCGCCGCGCAGCCCTCCGAGCCGTTCTCACAGCACCCGAGCACGTCCGTACCGCCGCACGGCGGCTACACGAACCCGTCCCAGACCGCCGCGTTCGCCTCGGGCGGGTACGGCGGGTACCCCGGCCACGGCGGTCACCCCGGCCACCCCGGTCAGCCCGGCCACCCGCACCAGGGGGGCCACCCGGGCCAGGGCGGCCCCGGGGGATTCGGCGGGTACGGCGGCCAGCAGCCGCCCGGTGGCACGCCCCCGGAGCACCCGCACCACGGCGGCGGCATGCCCCCCGGCTCCCAGCCCCCGCCGGCCAGGAAGCGCGGCTCGGGCCGCGTCGTCGCCATCGCCGCCGCGACCGCGCTGGTCACCAGCCTCATCGTGGGCCCCGCCACCGCTCTGGGCACGGCCTACCTGCTGCCCGGCGGCGGGCTCGGCGCCCCCAGCAGCTCGCTCGACGGCGAGCAGGGCGGCACGCCCACCGAGGGGGAGGTCGGCGAGGTCGCCGACGCGGTCCTGCCGAGCGTGGTCTCCATCCAGACCGCCGACGGCAGCGGCAGCGGCGTGATCCTCTCCTCGGACGGCCAGATCCTGACCAACGCCCACGTGGTGGCCTCGGCCCGCAACGGTGAACTGCAGGTCCTGTTCAACGACGGCTCGACCGCCCGGGCCGAGGTCCTGGGCTCGGACACCGTGTCCGACATCGCGGTCATCCAGGCCGAGGGCCGCACCGACCTGACCCCGGCGGTGCTGGGCGACTCCGACCAGATCGGAGTGGGCGGCGACGTGGTCGCGATCGGCTCCCCGCTGGGCCTCCAGGGGACCGTCACCACGGGTGTGGTGAGCGCGCTCAACCGGCCGGTCAACACCGGTGCGACCGAGAGCGGCAACGGCTTCACCTCCACCGTGATCAACGCGATCCAGACCGACGCGGCCATCAATCCCGGCAACTCGGGCGGCCCGCTGGTCAACATGAACGGCGAGGTGATCGGCATCAACACCGCGATCGCCGGGATCTCGCAGGAGAGCGGGTCGGTCGGCCTCGGCTTCGCCATCCCGATCAACCAGGCCCGGCCCATCGCCGAGCAGCTGATCGAGACCGGGAGCGCGAGCTACCCGGCGATCGAGGCGACCATCTCCGCCAACCCGCAGGGCGGGGCGACGATCGTGGACGTCACCGAGGGCGGTGCCGCCGAGGAGGCGGGGCTGGAGCCCGAGGACGTGGTCGTGTCGGTCGACGGCGAGCAGATCGGCAGCCCGGACCAGCTCATCGCGACGATCCGCGCCCACCAGGCGGGCGACCAGATCACGCTCGGCGTCCGCAAGGGCGGCAGCGGATCGCCGGAGGACGTCACGGTGACGCTCGGCGAGCAGAGCTCGACCTCCGTCGAGCAGGGGGAGGAGTCGGAGGGGAACTGA
- a CDS encoding DUF2306 domain-containing protein, translating into MPWHYAMLVTHIFGGTVLMLLVVLQVWPWLRGRHPAVHRWSGRVYVFGGVVFVGVPALLIPPLSHTGPSSQVGSTLWALAWLAFTVTGYVMACRRRFADHRRWMLRSFVLLYGIALNRLAVAALLLVMLPQAESVYGGDVGTPAIDLAPASLFLSWMLPLVLLEWWFQRRRSPRARPGARPTPVGV; encoded by the coding sequence GTGCCCTGGCACTACGCGATGCTCGTCACGCACATCTTCGGCGGCACGGTCCTCATGCTCCTGGTCGTCCTCCAGGTCTGGCCGTGGCTGCGCGGGCGCCATCCGGCCGTGCACCGGTGGAGCGGCCGTGTGTACGTCTTCGGCGGAGTGGTGTTCGTCGGCGTCCCCGCCCTGCTGATCCCACCGCTCAGCCACACCGGCCCGTCGTCGCAGGTCGGCAGCACGCTGTGGGCGCTCGCCTGGCTGGCCTTCACGGTGACCGGCTACGTGATGGCTTGCCGGCGCCGGTTCGCCGACCACCGCCGGTGGATGCTGCGCAGCTTCGTCCTGCTCTACGGCATCGCCCTGAACCGGCTGGCCGTCGCGGCGCTGCTCCTGGTCATGCTGCCCCAGGCGGAGTCGGTGTACGGCGGGGACGTCGGCACGCCGGCCATCGACCTCGCGCCCGCGTCGCTGTTCCTGAGCTGGATGCTGCCGCTGGTCCTCCTGGAGTGGTGGTTCCAGCGCCGGCGGTCGCCGCGCGCCCGTCCCGGTGCGCGTCCGACACCGGTCGGCGTCTGA
- a CDS encoding glycosyltransferase, with product MSTSFASPAAAPVGALPDAVTDLRPPPPGLADPGGSRGTRVLIASDTYPPDVNGAAYFTARLARGLVERGACVHVVCPSAEGPPRVVERDGVVEHRLRSVPSLAHESVRLALPPGVRGHLERLLDRLRPDAVHIQNHFVIGRILAPAARRRGVPVVATNHFMPENLFDYLRVPAPLRPHVARLAWWDLREVLSGVEHVTTPTPAAARLLRDQGFGRAVEAVSCGIDLARFRPFGGGAAERRRLRARLGVPDRRTLVFVGRLDEEKRTDELIRAVALTPDTQLVLAGHGSHRGRLEELAREEGVADRVLFLGFVAHADLPDVYRCADVFAIAGVAELQSIATLEAMASGLPVVAADAMALPHLVEEGRNGYLFPPGRPKEIAARVSDVLADEGRRARMGAHSRAMAERHRLEDSLERFEHIYLEAALGALSAAGRGRP from the coding sequence ATGTCCACGTCGTTCGCCTCCCCCGCCGCCGCTCCCGTCGGCGCGCTCCCCGACGCCGTCACCGACCTGCGGCCCCCGCCGCCGGGGCTCGCGGATCCCGGCGGCTCCCGGGGCACCCGGGTGCTGATCGCCTCCGACACCTACCCTCCCGACGTCAACGGCGCCGCCTACTTCACCGCCCGGCTCGCCCGGGGCCTGGTCGAGCGCGGCGCGTGCGTGCACGTGGTGTGCCCCTCCGCCGAGGGGCCGCCGCGCGTGGTGGAGCGGGACGGGGTCGTCGAGCACCGGCTCCGGTCGGTGCCCTCGCTGGCGCACGAGAGCGTGCGTCTGGCGCTGCCCCCGGGCGTGCGCGGACACCTGGAGCGCCTCCTGGACCGCCTGCGGCCGGACGCCGTGCACATCCAGAACCACTTCGTGATCGGCCGGATCCTGGCTCCGGCGGCCCGCCGGAGGGGCGTTCCGGTGGTGGCGACCAACCACTTCATGCCGGAGAACCTCTTCGACTACCTGCGCGTGCCCGCCCCGCTGCGCCCGCACGTGGCGCGGCTGGCCTGGTGGGACCTGCGGGAGGTCCTCTCGGGTGTGGAACACGTGACCACCCCGACCCCGGCGGCGGCCCGCCTGCTGCGCGACCAGGGGTTCGGCCGTGCCGTCGAGGCCGTCTCCTGCGGAATCGACCTCGCCCGCTTCCGGCCCTTCGGGGGCGGCGCGGCGGAGCGGCGGCGGCTGCGCGCCCGGCTGGGGGTGCCCGACCGCAGGACGCTCGTGTTCGTGGGGCGGCTGGACGAGGAGAAACGCACCGACGAGCTGATCCGCGCCGTCGCGCTGACGCCGGACACGCAGCTCGTGCTCGCCGGGCACGGGTCCCACCGCGGGCGGTTGGAGGAGCTGGCCCGGGAGGAGGGTGTGGCGGACCGCGTCCTCTTCCTGGGCTTCGTCGCGCACGCCGACCTGCCGGACGTCTACCGGTGCGCGGACGTGTTCGCCATCGCGGGCGTCGCCGAGTTGCAGAGCATCGCCACGCTGGAGGCGATGGCGAGCGGGCTGCCGGTCGTGGCCGCGGACGCGATGGCGCTCCCCCACCTGGTGGAGGAGGGCCGCAACGGGTACCTGTTCCCGCCGGGGCGCCCGAAGGAGATCGCCGCGCGTGTGTCGGACGTGCTCGCCGACGAGGGCCGGCGCGCCCGGATGGGGGCGCACAGCCGCGCGATGGCCGAGCGGCACCGCCTGGAGGACTCGCTGGAGCGGTTCGAGCACATCTACCTGGAGGCGGCGCTCGGAGCGCTCTCGGCCGCCGGCCGCGGCCGTCCCTAG